Genomic window (Streptosporangium brasiliense):
TCACGTCCACGTTCAGGTCGGCCCGCCGCCCGATCCGCTCCAGGAACCACCGCCCCACCGTCGTCCCGAGACCGCCCTCCCGGGTGCTTGCGATGATGACTGCGATGTCCGGCACGGCGGCCTCCTCCTACAGGTCGATCGGGTCGATGCCCTGAGGGACCACCGTGCAACCTCCAGTGCGGTTGAGGTCAAGCGGGACCGGTGGGCAGGCGCATCTCCAGGAGCTGGCCGGGCCACTCGTTCACCTTGAACGGCTCGGTCCTGGTGAAGCCCTGGCTCTCGTAGTACTTCACCAACCGGCCGTCGTCACCGGCGTAGCAGTCGACCCTGAGCAGCGGCACCCCCAGCTCCACCGCCTCGGCGCGGGCCCGCTCCAGCAGGGCGGAGCCGACGCCGCGGCCGTGGAAGCGCTGGTCGATGACCAGCCCCTGGACGTACAGCTCCGGCTCCGAGGCCGGGGTGACGTAGTCCATCGCGGGACCCAGGACCACGCATCCGGCGGGCTCGCCGTCGATCTCGGCGATGCGCATCCCGCCGGAGGACGCCCAGGAGGTGACCCGCTCGACGCGGGCCGTGCTGGCGGAGAACGGCTCACTGCCCCACTGGCCGGTACGGCCCTGCGCGGTCAGCCACGCCACCGCACTGTCGAACATCCCGAGAACCGCCGGAACGTCGTCAAGATTCCCATCGCGGATAATCATCGGCGGAT
Coding sequences:
- a CDS encoding GNAT family N-acetyltransferase, translated to MIIRDGNLDDVPAVLGMFDSAVAWLTAQGRTGQWGSEPFSASTARVERVTSWASSGGMRIAEIDGEPAGCVVLGPAMDYVTPASEPELYVQGLVIDQRFHGRGVGSALLERARAEAVELGVPLLRVDCYAGDDGRLVKYYESQGFTRTEPFKVNEWPGQLLEMRLPTGPA